One Capricornis sumatraensis isolate serow.1 chromosome 8, serow.2, whole genome shotgun sequence genomic region harbors:
- the SLC25A39 gene encoding mitochondrial glutathione transporter SLC25A39 isoform X2: MADQDPGGISPLQQMVASGAGAMVTSLFMTPLDVVKVRLQSQRPSVASELMPPSRLWSLSYAKWKCLLYCSGVLEPLYLCPNGARCATWFQDPTRFTGTMDAFVKIVRHEGTRTLWSGLPATLVMTVPATAAYFTAYDQLKAFLCGRALTSDLYAPMVAGALARLGTVTVISPLELVRTKLQAQHLSYRELGTCVRAAVAQGGWRSLWLGWGPTALRDVPFSALYWFNYELVKSWLSGLRPKDQTSVGISFVAGGISGMVAATLTLPFDVVKTQRQVTLGAVEAVRVMPPHTDSTWLLLRRILAESGTRGLFAGFLPRIIKAAPSCAIMISTYEFGKSFFQRLNREQLLSP, encoded by the exons ATGGCTGACCAGGACCCAGGGGGCATTAGTCCCCTCCAACAAATGGTGGCATCTGGCGCGGGGGCTATGGTCACCTCCCTCTTCA TGACCCCCCTGGATGTGGTGAAGGTACGCTTGCAGTCTCAGCGCCCTTCAGTGGCCAGTG AGCTGATGCCTCCCTCCAGACTCTGGAGCCTCTCCTACGCCAAAT GGAAGTGCCTCCTGTACTGCAGTGGTGTCCTAGAGCCCCTCTACCTGTGCCCAAATGGTGCCCGCTGTGCcacctggtttcaggaccccaCTCGCTTCACTGGTACCATG GATGCTTTTGTGAAGATTGTGCGACATGAGGGTACCAGGACCCTGTGGAGTGGCCTCCCAGCTACCCT GGTGATGACTGTGCCAGCCACTGCCGCCTACTTCACCGCCTACGACCAACTCAAGGCCTTCCTGTGTGGTCGAgccctgacctctgacctctaCGCTCCCATGGTGGCTGGCGCACTGGCTCGCC TGGGCACCGTGACTGTGATCAGCCCCCTAGAGCTGGTGCGGACAAAGCTGCAGGCTCAGCACTTATCATACCGGGAGCTGGGGACCTGTGTCCGAGCAGCTGTGGCTCAGGGTGGCTGGCGCTCACTCTGGCTGGGCTGGGGTCCCACTGCCCTTCGGGATGTGCCCTTCTCAG CTCTGTACTGGTTCAACTATGAGCTGGTGAAGAGCTGGCTGAGTGGGCTCAGGCCAAAGGACCAGACCTCCGTGGGCATCAGCTTTGTCGCTGGCGGCATCTCAGGGATG GTGGCAGCCACCCTGACTCTACCCTTCGACGTGGTGAAGACTCAGCGCCAGGTCACACTAGGAGCAGTGGAGGCTGTGAGAG TGATGCCCCCGCACACTGACTCCACGTGGCTGCTGCTCCGGAGGATCCTGGCCGAGTCAGGCACCAGGGGCCTCTTTGCAG GCTTCCTCCCGAGGATCATCAAGGCCGCCCCTTCCTGCGCCATCATGATCAGCACTTATGAGTTCGGCAAAAGCTTCTTCCAGAGGCTCAACAGGGAACAGCTTCTGAGCCCTTGA
- the SLC25A39 gene encoding mitochondrial glutathione transporter SLC25A39 isoform X1, whose translation MADQDPGGISPLQQMVASGAGAMVTSLFMTPLDVVKVRLQSQRPSVASELMPPSRLWSLSYAKLPSSLRSTGKCLLYCSGVLEPLYLCPNGARCATWFQDPTRFTGTMDAFVKIVRHEGTRTLWSGLPATLVMTVPATAAYFTAYDQLKAFLCGRALTSDLYAPMVAGALARLGTVTVISPLELVRTKLQAQHLSYRELGTCVRAAVAQGGWRSLWLGWGPTALRDVPFSALYWFNYELVKSWLSGLRPKDQTSVGISFVAGGISGMVAATLTLPFDVVKTQRQVTLGAVEAVRVMPPHTDSTWLLLRRILAESGTRGLFAGFLPRIIKAAPSCAIMISTYEFGKSFFQRLNREQLLSP comes from the exons ATGGCTGACCAGGACCCAGGGGGCATTAGTCCCCTCCAACAAATGGTGGCATCTGGCGCGGGGGCTATGGTCACCTCCCTCTTCA TGACCCCCCTGGATGTGGTGAAGGTACGCTTGCAGTCTCAGCGCCCTTCAGTGGCCAGTG AGCTGATGCCTCCCTCCAGACTCTGGAGCCTCTCCTACGCCAAAT tGCCCTCCTCTCTCCGATCCACAGGGAAGTGCCTCCTGTACTGCAGTGGTGTCCTAGAGCCCCTCTACCTGTGCCCAAATGGTGCCCGCTGTGCcacctggtttcaggaccccaCTCGCTTCACTGGTACCATG GATGCTTTTGTGAAGATTGTGCGACATGAGGGTACCAGGACCCTGTGGAGTGGCCTCCCAGCTACCCT GGTGATGACTGTGCCAGCCACTGCCGCCTACTTCACCGCCTACGACCAACTCAAGGCCTTCCTGTGTGGTCGAgccctgacctctgacctctaCGCTCCCATGGTGGCTGGCGCACTGGCTCGCC TGGGCACCGTGACTGTGATCAGCCCCCTAGAGCTGGTGCGGACAAAGCTGCAGGCTCAGCACTTATCATACCGGGAGCTGGGGACCTGTGTCCGAGCAGCTGTGGCTCAGGGTGGCTGGCGCTCACTCTGGCTGGGCTGGGGTCCCACTGCCCTTCGGGATGTGCCCTTCTCAG CTCTGTACTGGTTCAACTATGAGCTGGTGAAGAGCTGGCTGAGTGGGCTCAGGCCAAAGGACCAGACCTCCGTGGGCATCAGCTTTGTCGCTGGCGGCATCTCAGGGATG GTGGCAGCCACCCTGACTCTACCCTTCGACGTGGTGAAGACTCAGCGCCAGGTCACACTAGGAGCAGTGGAGGCTGTGAGAG TGATGCCCCCGCACACTGACTCCACGTGGCTGCTGCTCCGGAGGATCCTGGCCGAGTCAGGCACCAGGGGCCTCTTTGCAG GCTTCCTCCCGAGGATCATCAAGGCCGCCCCTTCCTGCGCCATCATGATCAGCACTTATGAGTTCGGCAAAAGCTTCTTCCAGAGGCTCAACAGGGAACAGCTTCTGAGCCCTTGA